A window of Grus americana isolate bGruAme1 chromosome 21, bGruAme1.mat, whole genome shotgun sequence contains these coding sequences:
- the PPIH gene encoding peptidyl-prolyl cis-trans isomerase H: MAVLASNPNNPVVFFDVTIGGQEVGRMKIELFADVVPKTAENFRQFCTGEFRKDGVPIGYKGSTFHRVIKDFMIQGGDFVNGDGTGVASIYRGPFADENFKLKHSAPGLLSMANSGPSTNGCQFFITCSKCDWLDGKHVVFGKIVDGLLVMRKIENVPTGPNNKPKLPVVISQCGEM; this comes from the exons ATGGCGGTGCTGGCGTCCAACCCCAACAACCCCGTGGTCTTCTTCGATGTCACCATCGGCGGGCAG GAGGTCGGCCGCATGAAGATCGAGCTGTTTGCCGACGTTGTACCCAAAACGGCGGAGAACTTCAG gcagTTTTGTACGGGTGAATTCAG gaaagatggtgtCCCTATAGGTTATAAAGGCAGCACTTTCCACAG GGTAATAAAGGATTTCATGATCCAAGGAGGGGACTTTGTAAAC GGAGACGGCACTGGAGTAGCCAGTATATATAGGGGTCCTTTTGCAGATGAAAACTTCAAGCTGAAACACTCTGCTCCTGGGCTGCTCTCTATG GCAAACAGTGGTCCAAGTACCAACGGCTGTCAGTTTTTCATTACGTGCTCCAAATGTGACTGGCTGGATGGAAAACACGTTGTTTTTG gTAAAATTGTCGATGGGCTGTTGGTGATGAGAAAAATTGAA AATGTGCCTACGGGTCCAAATAACAAACCCAAGCTGCCAGTTGTGATCTCTCAGTGTGGGGAAATGTAA